A single window of Larimichthys crocea isolate SSNF chromosome XII, L_crocea_2.0, whole genome shotgun sequence DNA harbors:
- the LOC109139890 gene encoding uncharacterized protein LOC109139890 isoform X2 translates to MSKDGTKLLFEGYLQKRKDTMKIKWATYWFRLQNTTLFFYTKKNGSAMQTVREIQKADSRRFMFEIIMTNGKRKMLAAETAALRQQWIGYLWQAMHLSTSGVLNSRSTQLEVRDRIKSSLPVSSHSDSVTESLPARPLSAPVPAPVNHIDHQIISPNFLSEELNREITYENTLPACSYQQHSGDSLNSPHCSSEWSNEERQEGDYDVLPIRNKICEISASTETVEDVYDVPVSCRRAAEHPESIYDVPSALLRMLPDSASACSSEEQEEDSIYWRI, encoded by the exons ATGTCTAAAGATGGGACTAAGCTTTTGTTTGAGGGCTActtgcagaaaagaaaagataccATG aaaataaaatgggCGACGTACTGGTTCAGGCTTCAAAATACAACCTTGTTCTTCTATACAAAGAAGAATGGCAGCGCT atGCAGACAGTGCGAGAGATTCAGAAAGCTGACAGCAGGCGCTTTATGTTCGAGATAATCATGACCaatggaaagagaaagatgttG GCGGCTGAGACAGCAGCTCTTAGACAGCAGTGGATAGGATACCTGTGGCAAGCCATGCATCTTTCTACCTCGGGGGTCTTGAACTCCAGAAGCACACA ACTTGAAGTGCGCGACAGGATAAAAAGCAGCCTACccgtcagctcacacagtgATAGCGTGACAGAGTCACTGCCTGCTCGGCCACTCTCTGCCCCTGTGCCTGCCCCTGTAAACCACATCGACCATCAGATTATTTCCCCCAACTTCCTTTCAGAGGAACTGAACAGAGAGATCACTTACGAAAACACACTTCCAGCCTGCAGTTACCAGCAGCACAGTG GTGACAGTCTCAACAGTCCTCATTGTTCCAGTGAGTGGAGCAATGAAGAGAGACAAGAAGGAGACTATGACGTTTTACCAATAAGAAATA AGATATGCGAGATCAGCGCTTCAACAGAGACGGTCGAGGACGTGTATGATGTTCCTGTTTCTTGCAGGAGAGCTGCTGAACATCCAG AGAGCATCTATGATGTACCGAGCGCTCTTTTGAGGATGTTGCCTGATTCCGCTTCAG CTTGCagctcagaggagcaggaggaggacagcaTCTACTGGAGGATATGA
- the LOC109139890 gene encoding uncharacterized protein LOC109139890 isoform X3: protein MSKDGTKLLFEGYLQKRKDTMMQTVREIQKADSRRFMFEIIMTNGKRKMLAAETAALRQQWIGYLWQAMHLSTSGVLNSRSTQLEVRDRIKSSLPVSSHSDSVTESLPARPLSAPVPAPVNHIDHQIISPNFLSEELNREITYENTLPACSYQQHSGDSLNSPHCSSEWSNEERQEGDYDVLPIRNKICEISASTETVEDVYDVPVSCRRAAEHPESIYDVPSALLRMLPDSASACSSEEQEEDSIYWRI from the exons ATGTCTAAAGATGGGACTAAGCTTTTGTTTGAGGGCTActtgcagaaaagaaaagataccATG atGCAGACAGTGCGAGAGATTCAGAAAGCTGACAGCAGGCGCTTTATGTTCGAGATAATCATGACCaatggaaagagaaagatgttG GCGGCTGAGACAGCAGCTCTTAGACAGCAGTGGATAGGATACCTGTGGCAAGCCATGCATCTTTCTACCTCGGGGGTCTTGAACTCCAGAAGCACACA ACTTGAAGTGCGCGACAGGATAAAAAGCAGCCTACccgtcagctcacacagtgATAGCGTGACAGAGTCACTGCCTGCTCGGCCACTCTCTGCCCCTGTGCCTGCCCCTGTAAACCACATCGACCATCAGATTATTTCCCCCAACTTCCTTTCAGAGGAACTGAACAGAGAGATCACTTACGAAAACACACTTCCAGCCTGCAGTTACCAGCAGCACAGTG GTGACAGTCTCAACAGTCCTCATTGTTCCAGTGAGTGGAGCAATGAAGAGAGACAAGAAGGAGACTATGACGTTTTACCAATAAGAAATA AGATATGCGAGATCAGCGCTTCAACAGAGACGGTCGAGGACGTGTATGATGTTCCTGTTTCTTGCAGGAGAGCTGCTGAACATCCAG AGAGCATCTATGATGTACCGAGCGCTCTTTTGAGGATGTTGCCTGATTCCGCTTCAG CTTGCagctcagaggagcaggaggaggacagcaTCTACTGGAGGATATGA
- the LOC109139890 gene encoding uncharacterized protein LOC109139890 isoform X1, translating to MSKDGTKLLFEGYLQKRKDTMKIKWATYWFRLQNTTLFFYTKKNGSASHLRGNYYIYTMQTVREIQKADSRRFMFEIIMTNGKRKMLAAETAALRQQWIGYLWQAMHLSTSGVLNSRSTQLEVRDRIKSSLPVSSHSDSVTESLPARPLSAPVPAPVNHIDHQIISPNFLSEELNREITYENTLPACSYQQHSGDSLNSPHCSSEWSNEERQEGDYDVLPIRNKICEISASTETVEDVYDVPVSCRRAAEHPESIYDVPSALLRMLPDSASACSSEEQEEDSIYWRI from the exons ATGTCTAAAGATGGGACTAAGCTTTTGTTTGAGGGCTActtgcagaaaagaaaagataccATG aaaataaaatgggCGACGTACTGGTTCAGGCTTCAAAATACAACCTTGTTCTTCTATACAAAGAAGAATGGCAGCGCT TCACACTTGAGAGGCAATTACTACATTTACACA atGCAGACAGTGCGAGAGATTCAGAAAGCTGACAGCAGGCGCTTTATGTTCGAGATAATCATGACCaatggaaagagaaagatgttG GCGGCTGAGACAGCAGCTCTTAGACAGCAGTGGATAGGATACCTGTGGCAAGCCATGCATCTTTCTACCTCGGGGGTCTTGAACTCCAGAAGCACACA ACTTGAAGTGCGCGACAGGATAAAAAGCAGCCTACccgtcagctcacacagtgATAGCGTGACAGAGTCACTGCCTGCTCGGCCACTCTCTGCCCCTGTGCCTGCCCCTGTAAACCACATCGACCATCAGATTATTTCCCCCAACTTCCTTTCAGAGGAACTGAACAGAGAGATCACTTACGAAAACACACTTCCAGCCTGCAGTTACCAGCAGCACAGTG GTGACAGTCTCAACAGTCCTCATTGTTCCAGTGAGTGGAGCAATGAAGAGAGACAAGAAGGAGACTATGACGTTTTACCAATAAGAAATA AGATATGCGAGATCAGCGCTTCAACAGAGACGGTCGAGGACGTGTATGATGTTCCTGTTTCTTGCAGGAGAGCTGCTGAACATCCAG AGAGCATCTATGATGTACCGAGCGCTCTTTTGAGGATGTTGCCTGATTCCGCTTCAG CTTGCagctcagaggagcaggaggaggacagcaTCTACTGGAGGATATGA
- the cxiih17orf75 gene encoding protein Njmu-R1 → MFTSQTSSFQDSIDVEERDDLTAKTSQDTARKHSSTATHHLLYQGTRSEASEENVAWNQRRADSTTSQEDFSLTLIDSSLPLEAEPELRTYISRRLSKGALLGGMGNIATVELSLPEEAVGCYCCLLEQERSPEQPDADGNGYVICFMGGSEKGLNLFRLELDKYVQGLHSSLQTPELHNLETEVRPYLSRWYEESVMHIHRVVQLVQSNISFLLHAALSHTHVEVINSDERTKADVSRFIKAASLQGLSQQDTTTASLCKAISEDTHSDLTIDCSSSPPTLSNTVSNRFCDDWIQAFLNAAERCNPFLLRQILENFKLKAIQDMNSLKRFVRQAEMSHYALFRCCQFLQGCGNGDVLLQNARAEHSDLPESCSIITVLEEFLKEQSQAQA, encoded by the exons ATGTTTACCTCGCAGACTTCGTCTTTCCAAGACTCGATCGAcgtggaggagagagatgatTTGACAGCGAAGACATCGCAGGATACAGCCAGAAAACACAGCTCGACTGCTACACACCACCTACTGTACCAGGGCACAAG ATCTGAGGCGTCTGAGGAAAATGTGGCGTGGAATCAGAGACGAGCAGACTCCACGACCAGTCAGGAAGACTTTAG CCTGACACTAATTGACAGCAGCCTGCCGTTGGAGGCGGAACCTGAGCTGCGGACCTACATTTCAAGGAGGCTGAGCAAAGGAGCCCTGCTGGGCGGCATGGGCAACATTGCCACTGTGGAACTCAG TCTCCCAGAGGAGGCAGTCGGCTGCTACTGCTGCCTCCTGGAGCAGGAAAGGTCTCCCGAGCAGCCTGATGCTGATGGAAACGGATATGTCATCTGCTTTATGGGTGGATCTGAAAAAGGACTTAACCT ATTCAGATTAGAGCTTGATAAATACGTCCAAGGCCTGCACAGCAGCCTGCAAACCCCAGAG ctgcatAATCTTGAAACAGAGGTGCGTCCCTACCTGAGCCGGTGGTACGAGGAGTCTGTGATGCACATTCATCGGGTGGTACAACTGGTCCAGAGCAACATCAGCTTCTTGCTGCATGCC GCTCTGAGTCACACACACGTGGAGGTCATTAATTCAGATGAGAGGACAAAGGCTGATGTGTCCAG GTTCATCAAAGCAGCCAGTTTACAGGGCCTGTCCCAACAAGACACTACAACAGCTTCTCTATGTAAGGCTATCTCAGAGgacacacactctgacctgACCATAGACTGCTCCTCCAGCCCACCGACGCTCTCAAACACTG TGAGTAATCGTTTCTGTGATGACTGGATTCAGGCATTTCTAAACGCTGCGGAGCGTTGTAATCCTTTCCTGCTCAGACAGATTCTGGAGAACTTTAAACTTAAG GCCATCCAGGACATGAACAGCCTAAAGCGCTTCGTGCGTCAGGCAGAGATGAGTCATTACGCCCTGTTTCGCTGCTGCCAGTTCCTGCAGGGCTGCGGAAATGGAGACGTGCTGCTGCAGAACGCCAGGGCGGAGCACAGCGACCTGCCTGAATCCTGCAGCATCATCACTGTCCTGGAGGAGTTCCTCAAGGAACAATCCCAGGCCCAGGCTTGA